In one window of Tursiops truncatus isolate mTurTru1 chromosome 5, mTurTru1.mat.Y, whole genome shotgun sequence DNA:
- the LOC141278658 gene encoding LOW QUALITY PROTEIN: tripartite motif-containing protein 75-like (The sequence of the model RefSeq protein was modified relative to this genomic sequence to represent the inferred CDS: deleted 2 bases in 1 codon) has translation MTVAAALAGLQAEANCSICLEGLRDPVTTECGHNSCRFCIQRSWAHLDDRFPCPVCHHPCQERQVRRNTQLGRMIRVARLLQSSRSNRRSCEEPRLCELHRQVLSLFCEEHVEVLCPLCARTPEHQGHLRPVGEAAADHRQRLSAYVEPLKRRVADAHSLVAAQDRKLLELRELVQRQRLELASEFRQLSRAVDGEQEAILSRLVQEEQDIREQLGANITASSDHICELRGLLHEVTERSVLPGARLLSGIGGVLGRCERLRCPDVYSFQLRREGCSLPPQHSALQKIIQKFREDVTLDPETAHPNLLVSEDRKSVTFARSRQLFPPRRAEILHGACGAGLCGLCQRRAVVGGVGGRGLVGCGRLRRLRLQERRWAPGGTETPLDSGAARRGL, from the exons GCTGGACTCCAGGCAGAAGCCAATTGTTCCATCTGTCTGGAGGGCCTGAGAGACCCCGTCACCACTGAGTGTGGGCACAACTCCTGCCGCTTCTGCATCCAGCGGTCCTGGGCTCACCTGGATGACAGGTTCCCCTGCCCCGTGTGCCACCACCCATGCCAGGAGCGGCAGGTGAGGAGAAACACCCAACTGGGCAGGATGATCCGTGTAGCCAGGCTGCTCCAGAGCAGCCGGAGCAACAGGAGGAGCTGCGAGGAACCGCGCCTGTGCGAGCTGCACCGCCAGGTCCTGAGCCTCTTCTGCGAGGAACACGTGGAAGTGCTGTGTCCCCTGTGCGCACGGACCCCTGAGCACCAGGGCCACTTGAGGCCGGTGGGCGAGGCCGCGGCTGACCACCGGCAGCGGCTCAGCGCTTACGTGGAGCCTTTGAAGAGGCGGGTGGCAGATGCCCACAGCCTGGTGGCTGCGCAGGACAGAAAGCTGCTGGAGCTGCGGGAGCTGGTGCAGCGTCAGCGGCTGGAGCTGGCCTCGGAGTTCCGGCAGCTGAGCCGGGCTGTGGACGGCGAGCAGGAAGCCATCCTGTCGAGGCTGGTCCAGGAGGAGCAGGACATCCGGGAGCAGCTGGGCGCCAACATCACCGCCTCCTCAGACCACATCTGCGAGCTGCGGGGCCTCCTGCACGAGGTGACAGAGAGAAGCGTGCTgcctggagccaggctgctgAGTGGCATCGGGGGCGTCCTGGGCAGGTGCGAGCGTCTGAGGTGCCCCGACGTCTACTCCTTCCAGCTGAGGCGGGAAGGCTGCAGCCTG CCCCCGCAGCACTCAGCTCTGCAGAAAATCATTCAGAAGTTCCGGGAGGACGTGACCCTGGACCCCGAGACAGCGCATCCCAACCTGCTCGTGTCCGAGGATAGAAAATCGGTGACGTTTGCGAGGAGCAGGCAGCTTTTTCCCCCAAGGCGCGCAGAGATTCTGCACGGAGCCTGCGGTGCTGGGCTCTGTGGGCTTTGCCAGCGGCGGGCGGTagtgggaggggtgggtgggcggGGCCTCGTGGGCTGTGGGCGTCTGCGCAGACTCCGCCTCCAGGAGCGGCGCTGGGCGCCTGGAGGGACAGAAACGCCTCTGGACTCTGGGGCTGCGCGGAGGGGATTGTGA